ATCCACACCCTTTGCAACTTGCCGGTATTGACAGTTTTATGCAAGGTTGCTAACAGGTTAACTTGGTTCTGGTATGCATCCAGATACTCGAGGATAGTCCGGCTCAGACACGGGGGACGCTTGAACAACTGCTTGCTGTTATCCTTTTCGAAGAAGTGTTGCCTTTTGGTTGGCGGTCACGAGAGAAATGTCCTTTAAAAGCTTACCATGGAACAACAATAATTGCCGTGATTAACAAGTCAGGCCTGTATTTTATTGTTGACGGGTTATTATTTCCTCTCGAGTCAGTCAACACTCCACAGAAAAGGAGAAACATAAGAAAGGAAGATAATTCAAATGCTGCTGGTTCAAAACTTCCTTATATAGGAAAGATGTTAATTGCACTATGTGGTTCAACTATATTGCAGGAGTTTGTTATTCATCACCTCACTCCAAAGGTGATTTGTTATCATCTTTATTTTTATATACTTTTACGTTTTCTGATTTGGTTTTGGTAGCTTGATGTGGGTTTCATTAGTAGCCTACCCCAACTTGTTTGGGGCTAAAGGCTCTGTCTTTATTGTACAAAGATTATTAATGTCGTTTTGATTTCATGTGCAGATCAAAGATCACTCTTGGACACCGCAACAGTGTGCTACAGAGACAAATAGATTACTGACAACCCATGTCATAACCGATGAGGAGAGGAAGCAATTTAAAATACCCAAAACCATGGTAATTGGATCTGGGGGTTGGGGCTGCGGATTGCTATTTGGTTCATATGTGGTGAGTTGAGCTATAAAAAACAAGTGAATTGTTGTATTTTgcatatgattgatttactgaTCATGTTCTTTGTATAATAGAGTGGGGCTCCTAGCCTTTACTTTGCAGATGAAAGAGAAATCACACGTGTGTGGGATAttcaagattttgaaggaagCCTTGAAGATCTCAAACATGATGATAGACAGTTTGCCTTCATTTGTCGAGGTTCAGGTCAGAACTTTGCTTGAGAAACATTATATGAGTACTGTTATGCTCACAAAGCGGAAGATGATAATGAGCTCGACAAAGATGGTCATTCACTTGATAGCGGCGAACTTTCACTGGATGACCATGTCTTTATCTTACTTCATGGAATGAAAAATTCCTGTAAGGATAAATTAACGGGAGGCTACATGACTTTACGGCACATGTCTCCTGATGGAGTTAAAGTATTGCATCCTATTGTGCATGAGTCTGACCTTAAGCAATCTATGAAAGCTTTGCAAATACATCCAGATGTGCAAGAGATTGCAGAAATACTTGGTATTTTTGAAGATTCGGACGAAGAGTTGGATGATTTTGAAGATTCAGACGAAGAGTCTGAATGAAAAAACGAAGAGAAAAGTTACTTTTTGTGAATAAGCAGATGAAAGATGGTTATGTTGTTTATACACTGGGAATTGTCGAGAAAAGTATGACTCTGTCATGAATTATACAATTGCTAATAGCTACGGAATTAAACTCGAGATGATTTTTCTTCATGTACTTAATTTTTCCTTTCCATTTTTGAATAGGAAGGAAGTTCATGGGTTACTGACGTACCTCAGACCCACTGGACATGAACATTATAGGACGGAATACTGTACAACTATCACAAAGAACTACAGTAGCGTTTGAACTAAAATGGCCATAGTCAAGGTTTATGATGGCATCATGAACTAAATGGCGTTAGAACTGTACAACTCTTCACAAACTTTTATGTGCAGTTTCTGATGCATGGTCAGCATACCTGTTTGAGTTTAAACTGAGCCTAAGCGTATGTATTATGCTAGGCTAACTAAAACTTACTAATTTAATTTAAGACGATTGATCCATTAATCATGATAGATTAGTTGCTTGATTAGTGCATTACAAATTTTTAAATCAGTGGATAAATATCGGTTGGTAGGTGAATCATTTTCCATTGATTATAATTATTTTTGAAGTAAGATCGTGACTTATTTTACTAATGGTGTTTTTTCTGCTAGCTTACTCGATCGTCTAAATTGTTGAACCCTAACCTTATAGAAATGTACTTGAGATTCCTTGCGAGGATCATAAAATTAATCTTATCCTTGTCAATGCAGATAAGTTTCTAAAATTTGGATTTGATGGATGTAGGTCCCATCATCACCGTTCCTAAGCAGCAATGATTCTTTCATTTGTCTGTAACTCTGGAATTCTTCCAATGCATCAGCAGTTgtcttcaacattttctcaataaTAAGCAAAAGCTTTATAAGTTCAACCTGGAGGCAAAGAAAGTAAATTAGAATTTGTCCACTTAATAAGAATGGTAGAAAATTGGAGGAAGAAACAAAATCACATACCACATAACAAACAATTTGTTTGAGAATCCAAATTTACTTCTGAATCTAAGCAGTTTGTTTATGTATCCATCATATCCCTGCATACTGGTCGAAGAAAACATCTCTAAGCAACATGTgtgtaccgtgtataaaatacacggaaggTCCATTAATCAAGCCTGCTAATCAAGCCCGTaaagaagattctagaagttttcagaagtcttgttgcccaagttgcttgcatatcaagtttacatcaaaattagggttacataacacTATAAAATATATGTATTTTAAACCCTAAGAGacatggaattttaggttagctaacccaggGAAAATTATTGTATCCTACAATCAATAAACTATTTCTCTgttctccgtggatgtaggcaacacttgccgaaccacgttaaattcttgtgtctctttatttttcttcgaTTTGTTTCATAACCATAATTtatttaatcatcatcaaatcaatcgtgttttgtgcctagaatttattttgggcacaaacattggcgccgactaaggggattcgtgaaAACAACCGTGTTTTACTGTTGAGAGAAGTGCCGGAAAAATCATGCATGagattccatgcaaaaatcagcagcacaaaaaaagaaaaatcaaaaaatcagggttcttacgtaactattgcaaatgatgaaaaccgttgcgaaacagttgaagaaactgtagTGAAAGCAATAGCAGAAGTGTTGCGAAATGAAagatactgtaacagatatagGTGTTGCAGAAGGCGTTGCAAAAACCTAATCTGCGTCCAACCTCacgtacagcttcagatccagcgaatcatgtccgttaAATTTGGAAGATATCGTCCATAGGATCTGTCCAGCCGCACGTCCAGCTGCAGATTCACCATAACCGGTTCAACACATCCAGCGAATCGAAGGAGACACGCGGGGAGCACTAACCAAAGCCAAACCGGTCTGGCTCAGACGGTCTAACCCGAACCGAACCTTTTTCCTGGTCCAATTCCAACCCAACCGATTCAACCACTTCATCTGGTCCAACTCGGTCCAAACCTTTCGGGTCCGACCAGTTGCCATGTCAGCAGCGACACGTCAGCACCGCATGGATGCCACATCATCAAGACGTCCCAGTCAGCGTTGCCATGTCAGTAAGACATCCCAGTCAGCACCGGATGCCACGCCAGCAGGTATCCCGTCATGTCAGCTGCATCATTTCACTCATTGACTGCCAAGTCGGCATTTAGATCCAGTCAGGATAGTGCCTTGGTAGTTCAAGAAAAAAAAGTCAGGAGGGAGGAATCGATCTTATGACCTGTAGGTTGCTCCTTTCATCCTTCAACCATCTGTGCTGCCAATTCGTTTGTGCAACAAAACATGACTCAGTAATCTAAGTCTGTTCAGCGCGCATATCATTCACATCTTGTTTCGCCAATAACATTTTCGTTtaaagtccgaattgagtgattttttgcTCGTTTGAATCGTCTTTCGATTCACTACAGCATGGAAGCAAAAATTCTGTGTTcgagaaacttttatgtgcacttggggcaacaacatgatcgagttcgaggatcgtggatagcgacataatCGATTTCGAGGTTCGTGAGCAGCGACATGATCGAGTGCGAGAATGAGGATTgcctagacccttcaatatttagccttgcatcacatcgcaagcacctaaagcctcaccttgcatgtgagcacataagtcttgctcttatcgcaagcataaaatctcgccttgcacgcgagtatgaaagacttgcaccttggcaagcataaagtctcgtctcaaccacgagcccaatgcccgatattggtacaaagactcgtactcaacacaagcaacagccagcctgcccgagcagcgagcgcttcaGCCTTggtacgttgcgagcaaaaaaaaaaaccttacccCATAAAGCCCAACGAGGACGAATATGGACTTGGCAAGCTGTGTATTTAGGAATGAAAATTTCAGGTACGTATCGCGTTTTTTTAAGAATGGTAAACTAACATGAGCATATGTTGCAGGGAAAACCATGCTGGATATGTACAACAGTGTGCCATGATTCATTTGTGCAGTTATGTACATGCCTCCGTCGCATGTAGCCTTAATCTTCTTAACTTAAGACTCAAGCACGCACATTATATTTCACTCAAGACTCGACtatctctcgagcatcacaagtccaccacgtggcaaaaagtctcgcctagcacgtgagcaaattttttgcaggtgattacagttgggggcgtctttatAATacctctactcacgcttgggggcgagttacgtcatcaacggtCGACGCAGAAGGATAAAGGAATTTCTTAACCCCcaaggttaagagggggcgatgtttgtaccgtgtataaaatacgcGGAATGCCCATTAATCAAGCCAGCTAATCAAGCCCGTaaagaagattctagaagtttccagaagtcttgttgctaaagttgcttgcatatcaagtttacatcaaaattagggttacataataCTATAAATATATGTATTCTAAACCCTAAGAGacatggaattttaggttagctaacccaggAAAAATTATTGTATCCTACAATCAATAAACTATTTCTCTgttctccgtggatgtaggcaacaccttccgaaccacgttaaattcttgtgtctctttatttttttttcgatttGTTTCATAACGCTAATTtatttaatcatcatcaaatcaatcgtgttttgtgcctagaatttattttgggtacaaacacaaCACACTTGTTCAACAAACAAATTACATGATCAGGTAGAAGCTTCGTGGTCCTACACAGAAACTGTCCTAAAGCTAATTTCTATATACCAACTAACATTTAAGCCTCGTTATGGAGAGGTACATGGGCAATAAAgagagaaaattgagaaaactcaatTTCAATATCTACGACTCACTAATGTAGATTAGTTAGTATGTTAAAAACAGTAGAATCCAGTAGAGATTTCCTTAAAATAGAAAAAATACTATACGTTCGTCTAGAGTAAGATGTTCTAACGATCCAATAACAATACAGAGAactaagaagaaataaaaaacaattctagaaacaaaagatttcactAATTCTTTGGAAAAACTCTTACAATAGTGTTTACCTCACAAGAACTAGTCAGTCAAAGTTCCCTAACAGTAAGAACCCTAGATGCTCTTTTCTTCTCTCACAAACAGACGTTTGTAAACTCTCTAAGAAGAAGATATCTATATCTCTAACCTTACATGTCCTTTTATAGATCACACAAACTTGTCCCCCAAGAACTTCATAGGTTAGCTTTCTACCTAAATTACATAAACAACTCAACTAGGAAACCACTTAACTTGGGAAACACCCCAAGTAATGTTTCTGACCCGTTCCGGAAGATTCTGGAACTTAACGGAATAAAACCtaacaatcaccaccttttgtgacgtgaacaaAACAGCAGCTGTCTTTTTACTTTTTCACTTTGACGTACGAAAATCTTCTTTTATCTCACCCTTATTCAAGGGCCTCCCTCCCATAAGGGTCGTCAATTATCTAGGTTGATAATTAAGCCATGTCTAAAGAGGACATGGTCACAGACACTTTTCGTTGAAACTTTCGTCTAGAAGCACCACCTAAGCCTAACCTCCTCCTTGTTGCATCAGCACCACCGAAACAGATGTTTCTTAAACTTCTAGCACCACCACAAACAACTCTTCCATGTAATCAGTACACCCTTGTACCGTCTTGCCATTAATATTATATTATCGCCATGATATACACTCATTACTTCATCTTTAGTAGAGTATCTCATTCCAAGTGATTCTAATCTAGGTAAACTAATTGGATTTCACTTCATCTTCGGCACATGTCTATCATTTTTGATTCTTTAAACTAAGACATCAAACAATTTTAGGCGAACTTCACCGACTCCATGAACCAACAATCTAGAGTCATTCCCCATGTAGACAAACCCGCTGCAATCTTCATAATTGTTGTATAATGAACGATTATTGCAAACATGCACAACGACACCATAGTATAATACCCATCCTCCCTGACTTTTAAGATTTGCAGGCGTCAGTAGGACCTCATCACGATTACAATCTTCCGATAGCATCGCTCAGACTGCAGTATCTTTAAGAAAGTTAGCCGAAACTTTCCCAAAACTTTCCTTTTCCTAGGAAAATCTCTAGCACAATGCCCTGGCTGACCACACTTTTAGCAATCACCTCTGAAAACTGTTCGTTTTCCTTTGTTGCTACCAACTCTCTTCCCATCAGCTAAAAACGCATCTTCAGAAATATTACTAAACCGATCTCTCTTTCACATCATCTCCTCCGCAGCTAAAGCATTGCAGACTTCTAATATAGTAAACGACGATCGACTCATAAAATTCTGTGACAATGTCTTATATGATTCTGGAAGCGTCTAGATCAGCTGTAGAGCTTTGTCTTGATCATTCAAATTGTCACCAACAGCTTCAAGCTTCGATATTAATGAATCAGATGCAGAAATATGATCCATCACCGGAGTATTCTCTTCCATCATCATATCATGTAAAAGACCCTTAATAAAGATCTTATAGTCATTGTTTTAACCATGAATAAACTTTCAAGAGAGTCCCATAGTTGTTTTGTTGATGTAGCATCCTTGATTGCAACATGACCTTGCACCTTTCTAGCGAGATGAAGCCGAATATCCGATAAACACCCATATTTTTACATGCATCATTAATATATTCTATCATCTCCATCTCATTCGAATCTCTCTTTTTCTGTTGCTTCATCGTTGGACCTTTAAGGGCGTCATTCAAATCTAGCACgacaagataatatttcatattcATCTGCCAAAGACTGAAATCAAAATTCCCATCAAACCTTTCCAAACAATAAAACTCAATTCTCCGTACTTTTCCATCGCATCAACTCCTTCTCGACTatccacgctcaccgcaccaATTGTATAATCCATTAGAGATTTCCTTAAGATAGAAAAACTACTATACGTTCGTCTCGAGTAAGATGTTCTAACGATCTAATAACAATATAGAGAACTAAGAAGAAACAAGAAACAATTCGACAAAAAAAAGATTTCACTAATTCTTTGGAAAAACTCTTATAATAGTGTTTACCTCACAAGAACTAGTCACTCAAAGTTCCCTAACAATAAGAACCCTAGCTGCTCTTTTATTCTCTCACAAACAGACATTTGTAGACTCTCTAAGAAGAAGATATCTATAAATCTAGCCCTATAGGTCCTTTTATAGATCACACAAACTTGTCCCTAAGAACTTCCTAGGTTAGCTTTCTACTTAAATTAGATAAATGACTGATCAACTAGGAAACCACATAACTTGGGAAACAGCCCAAGTAATGTTTCTGACCCGTTCCGGAAGATTCCGGAACttaacggaacaaaacctaacaAAAACAACTACTCCTAGGAACTAAATATGTTTGTGTAAGTATCAATAAATTTGAAAAACACGTATCTGCGCAAACCCTTCATGCTAATGAAGAAAAATGTTTACACAACACAGTTGTTCGACTAACGAATCACATGATCATGTAAGAACTCCTAGGTCCTGCACAGTAACTAGTCTCAAAGATAATTTCTATCGACTAAGATTTAAGCTTGGTTCGTTATAGAAATAAATGAAGAAAAGTCAATTCAATTATGCAGATTGTTTAGTATGTTTTATTTCCATAAAAAACTACTAAGGAAACCTGCAAATCAATTGTATGGCACACTGGGTTATGTCACTGACACTTCAATAAAACAAAACTATTAACTAAGGCAAGTGTAAGAGGTAATAACATAGTGTAGGAAGTAATAACATAGTGTACTCTTGGAGCATGGATCGTCATGGGACTTAAGATTTCCACACTAATCgtgaaaaaaatattataaaaaatcATGATGATTTAAATATAGAAGGTATTGACAAGTCTTCTAATTGACAAAAGGCAGTGCTCCTGTTTGCGTCTGCAAGTTGCTCTTTGTTTTTTAGGTTTCACAAGTTGTGTCTTCTTCTGTTGATACTCTTTGTTTTCCTAGATTgttctttactttttttttatgggGCTTTTTCGCTATTTGTATTTCGTATTCGCCCACACACGGCTTGTGTGCCTTTTAATCTATTCTCTTTGATcgataacaataaaataaaataacatagtGTATTGTAAGTGTTTGGGAGTATTGGCTAGTGTGTGCAACACACGTGAACAATGTAAGAGAGAATGAGAGATCGAGTCTGAGCTATATAAAGCCTGTCATTTGTCTGTatcaaataatcttaatcgaaatTAAGATCATACACAATCAAATAAACAAATGGTACAAAATGAAACTTAACATGCAAAAGTATGAGCAAATGTGATTGGGAGAATGTTTAATCGGATATGCACTTGTGAACAAAATAGACAGAAAGACAGAACTTGGTTTTGTTAGGTTTAGAActaggagaagagaagaagtacTGAACGGGAATAGTATTATTATTAAGAGAAGTCGATAGTCATACATCAAGACCGAACTGTGTATATATACACGACAGGGTTTCCTAAGATACAAACAATTCCTAGTTTACAGGATTTCCTAAGATACAAGAAATCTATTGAAAGGAAACTCTACAAGTTATACATAACAAGTACTTGTATATCACGTTAACTCAAtaccctcccgcaagcgtaacgggtcATCACTAACCGTGAGCTTGGATCGTAAAAGAGCAAAACGATCTTTAGGAAGTGGTTTGGTGAAGATATCGGCAATTTGATCTTTGGAAGAAATGAATCGAACATCTAGCTGCTTAGAGGAAACTTGATCCCGAACAAAATGATAATCGATCTCGATATGCTTAGTACGTGCATGGAAAACTGGATTCATTGTAAGATAGGTAGCACCAAGATTGTCACACCATAAAACAGGTGGAAATGTAGTAGAGATCTGAAGTTCCGAAAGAAGGgattgaatccacataatttcagcagtagCAATAGCATGACCCTTATACTCAgcttctgtagttgcaggaaatcctacactacacccctcacaagatttcattaacattcaactcatttttgtattaacaatcttaattttattgatgaatctttgaacaatattacaagaaaagataaaggaatcaagaataaccactgctctagattttctctctcctatttactttcttcttactcaaaaaagatctctcccttttcctttacaactgaatggctatttataggaaaatacatagtggatgacaactaatctgtcctttattttcggatatggtttgcgacattctcgcaaccttacaaataccaatctcgcaaacttccttattttcgcaggatcatcacacttttctcatgatttggctgatgtcatttattatgtcgtttctgaagttgttctgcgacactgtcgtgttgtgttgttaataatttcgctgagatattattgatgcgagattctgatcctacatcttgcctcttctcatatcttctctgcgaagcagagaacgatgtgagaaatgtcgcagctatccatcacttcatattctgtatttatcacacgtatcctttctcccatctgtttcttgacacgtcttctgtaaccactgttcaaccgctcacgtcttttcgcattaattgtgtttatcttcccgaaaatctcctctatatatactcttattactctcccttttcttgttttttactctctttttcatcttctctgcaacttcatcattttctccgtaaattcttctgctgtaatttttcttctatcttccttcttcaatcttcttaattcttcgtccattcccatactgTTCCTTttgtagatcttcactgttcgtaattttcttcttttttaatttttacgaattaatcttcctgctggtgtattccatggattcatcgaggttagttttcctttttcttttttatgggttttgctgaaattgatcttgcttaaaGCCTTATTTGATGctgcttatgtgattcccatactgttgttatttcagcaaaaacgtgtctaataccaaatttacggttcagaaccgtaatattcccaaatcgcatcataaggttgttgtaaacaaaagaaagtctgtggatcataaggtagtaagaaatattattcttttctaataacaatatttttgccttagtttcttatctggattgtgattcgcagggtgataaggatgccaacaaacctctcaagaaatctcatcacctcaaaatcgttgaaacctctgttccctttcacttacttatcccttcaaaatctcctgcgacatcttcgcaagttaaaccattatctccaattcgtgaaaaggttgcctcagatttcatcccttcaactgacctttcaatgattgaaaccccccttattaatccttatgtgaatgaaacttcttctcctcctattgataatgtttcctaatcttctatcattgccagttatctacctgagcctcttcctttaaatattgctttcaaagttttgtttgaggttctggatgatgttaagaagtctcccattgatcctgtcaagtctggtgtttgcgaaattctgagtaagtattttggctctgatagagctgcttcgcaaatagCTTTGTAAAAAtaggttgaaaccttgaataagaatctccaaatgatgactttagagtgtaatgctctgatagacacatttttgtgtctgatttgtcctcaatgttctgtattgttagtactcgatttcgtacttattatgttgttttatgtttttgtagatgtttttggaaaaataagctcttgcggcaaaattggctcgaaaagtggtgttttacaccccatggtgaagtactaaaggcacccccgaaatgtgttaaaggcaccccagaaatgtgctgaaggaatcccagaaaaattactatttacgcccaaaaatactacttgcaccccagggcaagtgctaaagggacacccgtacaggattaaggGGGGGACATTtacttcccaaaattcaaaaatgaaaaaaggcgggaaaatggcagcaacaatggcagagttatcgatcggattttggaggagtttttgtgtgattcaaccgctgaaacttcatgggtagttgtgatatgtcctaacaaagctattatgggtgtttgtttcgatcgaatttggctgaaaaatccgtgagaagaaaacagggcagaacGTACACGGAAgaaaatattcacgggattacagtgAGTTAGACGtatgctgctcgtgtttggaagaacctaaccactatttggagtgtgaagaagttaaatatggcaatatggaagcttcagaacgcgtgaaaatcaatatcagtgataaaaatgaaaagaaaataacccgagtaaatgaagattatttggagttaatggaggagattcaatgttgCAATcacatataaatatgttcacaaggtatcatagaaggggtgtcgagagtttggggggatgaggagagccagagaagaagaaattcgagttttcccaaactcgatttctgctgctgatgaacatgaggaacacgaagaacggactcgccaggacagtcgttttccaacagtgaaaacgacacacaggcgtgggtcgtagagatACTGCGTCTGTGACCATTACTATTTGTCGTTTATTCtgtgacgccttttgtgcgtcgcagattacagtttcacaccattttctctttttctctccattgtaaacaccatttgagctataaataaatcttttgagcgtgttttcatcatgatgagctaaacccaacgctgggacgacggaggaaaccaaaattcatcatgcggtaaattcatttaattctttatttgactatttgcattgaactaaaattaaaaaaaaaattcttaattaattgtcatttcatttgatggtttatgcttaggattaattcttttgatatgccatgcttaagatttacaattaatattttaagaatctgtcttaggcaaagaaatagagtcaaaatacttgttgaatgagctataatggttttgaATAAATAGGTggatcgcatgaatttgaatatttggtggaatcctagtcccaatacctctcgcccactttgttaacattatttgtatatttatttttattaaatttaaaaatcgaaccttcacaagtcttgaacgaactctactactacaacaacttttgaaatcacatcaaatttttggcgccgccgacgcggatttgtgcttatgtagaatttttaggtttttttttaatttcatttgttctttttacgtttctttgggtgtgtctttgtattacaggtttgaagttggatactaaagacttggaatcaaagattaaagccaaaagagaaggaaaaagacaaagcaaaaaaaaacaaaaataaagaacgactttcctattaagctgaCTTGCTCTTCGTCtcaaaaatcaaaagctccagaatgtttcgttggatcgcgacaatcttcgcaagaagaatgatgaactgagaggtatgatttccttgtctgtgtcttc
This DNA window, taken from Papaver somniferum cultivar HN1 chromosome 3, ASM357369v1, whole genome shotgun sequence, encodes the following:
- the LOC113361265 gene encoding uncharacterized protein LOC113361265; the encoded protein is MLQSPPTLALYQLPPDSHELEINIDENNLDVEPYMETESFRVGTYLTFKVFGVPFEMVPDRDPCQPILVGGIGLAEQTAGYMQILEDSPAQTRGTLEQLLAVILFEEVLPFGWRSREKCPLKAYHGTTIIAVINKSGLYFIVDGLLFPLESVNTPQKRRNIRKEDNSNAAGSKLPYIGKMLIALCGSTILQEFVIHHLTPKIKDHSWTPQQCATETNRLLTTHVITDEERKQFKIPKTMVIGSGGWGCGLLFGSYVSGAPSLYFADEREITRVWDIQDFEGSLEDLKHDDRQFAFICRGSGQNFA